A window from Gemmatimonadaceae bacterium encodes these proteins:
- a CDS encoding ABC transporter ATP-binding protein translates to MTSSSPSADALIRMDGIKKIFYTDEVETHALAEIHMEIRPGEYVAISGPSGCGKTTLLSILGLLDTPTDGQYILSGENVSNLSAADRARIRNRQIGFIFQAFNLIGDLTVYENVELPLTYRGMATNERRKRVQEALERVGMSHRMKHYPSQLSGGQQQRVAVARAVAGDPAILLADEPTGNLDSTNGEAVMELLRELHRGGATICMVTHDPRYARHADRSIHLFDGRVVDEMAGAPA, encoded by the coding sequence ATGACCAGCTCCTCGCCCTCGGCCGACGCGCTCATCCGCATGGACGGCATCAAGAAGATCTTCTACACGGACGAGGTGGAGACGCACGCCCTCGCCGAGATCCACATGGAGATCCGTCCCGGCGAATACGTGGCGATCTCCGGACCCTCGGGATGCGGCAAGACCACGCTGCTGTCGATCCTTGGCCTGCTCGACACGCCGACCGACGGCCAGTACATCCTGAGCGGCGAGAACGTCTCGAACCTCTCGGCCGCCGATCGCGCGCGGATCCGCAACCGCCAGATCGGCTTCATCTTCCAGGCGTTCAACCTGATCGGCGACCTCACGGTCTACGAGAACGTGGAGCTGCCGCTCACCTACCGCGGGATGGCGACCAACGAGCGACGGAAGCGCGTGCAGGAAGCGCTGGAACGCGTCGGCATGTCGCACCGCATGAAGCACTACCCGTCGCAGCTGTCCGGCGGCCAGCAGCAGCGCGTGGCCGTGGCGCGCGCCGTGGCCGGCGACCCGGCCATTCTCCTCGCCGACGAGCCGACCGGCAACCTCGACTCCACGAATGGCGAGGCGGTGATGGAGCTGCTGCGCGAGCTGCACCGCGGGGGCGCGACGATCTGCATGGTGACGCACGATCCGCGATACGCGCGTCACGCGGACCGCTCGATCCACCTGTTCGACGGTCGGGTGGTGGACGAGATGGCCGGGGCGCCGGCATGA
- a CDS encoding ABC transporter permease encodes MDAIRQDLQFALRSLLKSPGFTAIAILCMALGIAANVFVYSPVNALLLRPLPYRDAGRLMHLNTWRLGERRENFASWSWLDVQDVGAGMSGVLSEVGTYRLGEWNVGGMDEPERIRGARVSPSLFPMLGLQPAVGRFFRPDEERNAAVVILGHGVWTRKFGADSAVVGRAITVNGLPHTVIGIMAPGVRYPETEDLWLPTDPTEVAMAQRNQRNLQLVARLAPGVSEEEANAKLSTVMAALAAKFPDTNRNLGGWMFELSEDVRSEVRAIFLTMVGAVAFVLLIACSNVANLLLARGSGRQRELAVRLSMGATRGRLVRQLLTESLLLALVGGLLGALLGAWGVDVFVRWGMPATVPFWMRFDVDRTVMGITLAVTVVSGLAFGIVPALRLSAPDLSQTLKEAGGRGGSAHGTVGRLRATLVVAQLSLSLVLLAGAALMVQSFLRSRTASLGLDPNHVLTGEVSLTGTKYATDSLRSSARARLLAAIRAIPGVEEAALVGWRPISDCCSGDAYRIAGRTYEPTDVPVAQYNTVSPGYFSALRIAMLRGRDFTDADRLGGAKVVIVSQALAEREWPGADAVGQVMTIGSDSTPVTVVGVVGDVVVRRLTDQLRKEHLYVPFDQGRFFGADLVMRTAGDPYAVASALKQAIAGVDPDLPASSIVSMTDAVRDRMFEGRVYGAMFAFFGIAALLLASVGLYGVVSFGVSQRTQEVGVRMALGALPRDVIGLVLGGSARLLGLGLAIGVPAAIGLAQVLRGSLYGISASDPLTFIAIAALLGVVALLASWIPARRATRVDPVVALRAE; translated from the coding sequence ATGGACGCCATCAGACAGGATCTCCAGTTCGCGCTTCGGTCGCTCCTCAAGTCGCCGGGATTCACGGCGATTGCGATCCTGTGCATGGCGCTGGGCATCGCGGCCAACGTGTTCGTGTACAGTCCCGTCAACGCGCTGCTGCTGCGCCCGCTGCCGTACCGCGATGCGGGCCGGCTCATGCACCTCAACACCTGGAGACTCGGCGAGCGCCGCGAGAACTTCGCCAGCTGGTCGTGGCTCGACGTGCAGGACGTCGGGGCGGGCATGTCCGGCGTCCTGAGTGAGGTCGGCACGTATCGCCTGGGGGAGTGGAACGTCGGCGGGATGGACGAACCCGAGCGCATCCGCGGCGCTCGCGTGTCGCCGTCGCTGTTTCCGATGCTTGGCCTGCAGCCGGCCGTTGGGCGGTTCTTTCGGCCGGACGAAGAGCGCAACGCTGCGGTCGTGATCCTCGGGCATGGCGTCTGGACGCGGAAGTTCGGCGCCGACTCGGCGGTGGTGGGCCGTGCCATCACCGTGAACGGCCTGCCGCATACCGTAATCGGTATCATGGCCCCGGGCGTCCGGTATCCGGAGACCGAGGATCTGTGGCTGCCGACCGACCCGACCGAGGTGGCGATGGCTCAACGCAACCAGCGCAACCTGCAGTTGGTCGCGCGGCTCGCGCCGGGCGTGTCCGAAGAGGAGGCCAATGCGAAGCTGTCCACGGTGATGGCGGCCCTCGCCGCGAAGTTCCCCGACACGAACCGGAACCTTGGCGGCTGGATGTTCGAGCTGAGCGAAGACGTGCGCTCGGAAGTGCGGGCGATCTTCCTGACCATGGTGGGCGCCGTGGCGTTCGTCCTGCTGATTGCCTGCTCGAACGTGGCGAACCTGCTGCTCGCCCGTGGCTCCGGTCGCCAGCGCGAGCTGGCGGTGCGGCTCTCGATGGGCGCCACGCGTGGGCGACTCGTCAGGCAGCTGCTCACCGAGAGCCTCCTTCTGGCGCTGGTGGGCGGCCTGCTGGGCGCGCTGCTCGGCGCGTGGGGCGTGGACGTGTTCGTGCGGTGGGGCATGCCGGCGACCGTGCCGTTCTGGATGCGCTTCGACGTGGATCGCACCGTCATGGGCATCACGCTGGCCGTCACCGTGGTATCGGGGCTCGCGTTCGGCATCGTGCCTGCCCTCAGGCTCTCGGCGCCGGACCTCTCGCAGACCCTCAAGGAAGCCGGTGGCCGCGGCGGCAGCGCGCACGGCACCGTGGGCCGCCTGCGCGCCACGCTCGTGGTCGCACAGCTCTCGCTGTCACTCGTGCTGCTCGCGGGTGCGGCGCTGATGGTCCAGAGCTTCCTGCGTTCACGCACGGCATCGCTGGGCCTCGACCCTAACCACGTGCTCACCGGCGAGGTCTCGCTCACCGGCACGAAGTACGCGACCGACTCGCTGCGCAGCAGCGCGCGGGCCCGGCTGCTGGCGGCGATTCGCGCAATCCCCGGCGTGGAGGAGGCGGCCCTCGTCGGCTGGCGCCCCATCAGCGACTGCTGCTCGGGCGACGCGTATCGCATCGCCGGTCGTACCTACGAGCCGACCGACGTGCCCGTGGCGCAATACAACACCGTGTCGCCCGGCTACTTCTCCGCCCTGCGCATCGCGATGCTGCGCGGACGTGATTTCACCGACGCCGATCGGCTCGGAGGCGCGAAGGTCGTGATCGTCTCTCAAGCGCTCGCTGAGCGTGAGTGGCCCGGGGCTGACGCGGTTGGCCAGGTCATGACGATCGGATCCGACTCGACGCCCGTGACCGTGGTGGGAGTCGTGGGCGACGTCGTGGTGCGACGGCTGACCGATCAGCTCCGCAAGGAGCACCTGTACGTCCCGTTCGACCAGGGGAGGTTTTTCGGCGCCGACCTGGTCATGCGCACGGCTGGGGATCCGTATGCGGTGGCCAGCGCGCTCAAGCAAGCCATCGCCGGCGTCGATCCCGACCTGCCCGCGAGTTCCATCGTGTCGATGACCGACGCAGTGCGCGACCGCATGTTCGAGGGGCGCGTCTACGGCGCGATGTTCGCGTTCTTTGGCATCGCCGCACTCCTGCTCGCGAGCGTGGGCCTCTATGGCGTGGTGTCGTTTGGCGTCTCGCAGCGCACGCAGGAGGTCGGCGTGCGCATGGCCCTCGGCGCCTTGCCGCGCGACGTCATCGGGCTCGTGCTTGGTGGCAGTGCGCGCCTGCTGGGTCTGGGCCTCGCGATCGGTGTACCGGCAGCGATCGGTCTGGCGCAGGTGCTGCGCGGATCGTTGTACGGCATCTCCGCGAGCGATCCCCTCACGTTCATCGCGATCGCGGCCCTGCTCGGCGTTGTGGCGCTGCTGGCGTCATGGATCCCGGCGCGGCGTGCAACGCGGGTGGACCCCGTCGTCGCCTTGCGGGCGGAGTAG
- a CDS encoding ABC transporter ATP-binding protein, producing MAFFKSSKPATPVEDPPVVGPLVSLRGLEKFYDTAAGRAYVLRRISFDIQPGEFITIMGPSGAGKSTLLAILGMFDGQWTGELGFRGHAVHAMSNKDRLALNRRYIGFVFQQYHLLDDLTVAENLDVPLSYRDVPRDERAAIVGDALDRFSIVGKKDLYPRQLSGGQQQLVGVARAVIARPALLLADEPTGNLHSSQAREIMELFVQLNRQGTTIVQVTHSEENARFGSRIITVRDGWIVEDTPTG from the coding sequence ATGGCGTTCTTCAAGTCGAGCAAGCCAGCCACCCCGGTCGAAGACCCGCCGGTCGTCGGCCCGCTGGTCTCGTTGCGCGGTCTCGAGAAGTTCTACGACACTGCGGCCGGTCGCGCCTACGTGCTGCGCCGGATCAGTTTCGACATCCAGCCGGGCGAGTTCATCACCATCATGGGTCCGTCGGGCGCGGGCAAGTCCACGCTGCTCGCCATCCTCGGGATGTTCGACGGGCAATGGACCGGTGAGCTCGGGTTCCGCGGACACGCCGTGCATGCGATGTCCAACAAGGATCGGCTGGCGCTCAACCGGCGCTACATCGGGTTCGTCTTCCAGCAGTATCACCTGCTCGACGACCTGACCGTCGCGGAGAACCTCGACGTGCCACTGTCGTATCGGGACGTGCCGCGCGACGAGCGCGCCGCGATCGTCGGGGACGCGCTCGACCGCTTCTCGATCGTCGGAAAGAAGGACCTGTATCCGCGCCAGCTCAGCGGCGGGCAGCAGCAGCTCGTTGGCGTGGCGCGGGCGGTGATCGCCAGGCCGGCCCTGCTCCTCGCTGACGAGCCGACCGGCAACCTGCATTCGTCGCAGGCGCGCGAGATCATGGAGCTGTTCGTGCAGCTCAATCGACAGGGCACGACGATCGTGCAGGTCACGCACTCGGAGGAGAACGCGCGCTTCGGCTCGCGGATCATCACGGTGCGCGACGGGTGGATCGTCGAGGACACGCCGACGGGCTGA
- a CDS encoding sigma-54-dependent Fis family transcriptional regulator codes for MARLLVADDQADVIEALRLLLKREGHVVESAHTPAEVATMVSARDYDSAIIDLNYTRDTTSGREGLDLLQQLMTLDATLPVVVMTAWASIDSAVEAMRRGARDYVEKPWDNERLLSIVRSAVDLGRALRHNQRLEGENRSLRHPATPSFIAGSPVMRPVLQLIEQVGPSDANVLITGEHGTGKELVANLLHGASPRMGKPFVAVNLGGIAEGVFESEMFGHVKGAFTDARADRPGRFEIAQAGTLFLDEIGNLSLGQQAKLLRVLQTGEFERVGSSKVRQADVRVLSATNVDIASEVAGGRFREDLLFRINTIELHLPALRERREDVGPLAHSYLQRHAQRYRKPARGFEPAAMQALLDHAWPGNVRELGHVIERAVLLARGELIGAGDLALRPAASASVRLEDLPLEEVERILIRKALAKHGGNVSRAARALGLSRSALYRRLEHFRIVGPDAG; via the coding sequence ATGGCCCGCCTCCTCGTCGCCGACGACCAGGCGGACGTCATCGAGGCGCTCCGCCTGCTCCTCAAGCGCGAGGGGCACGTGGTGGAGTCGGCGCACACGCCGGCCGAAGTGGCCACGATGGTGTCGGCGCGCGACTACGACAGCGCGATCATCGACCTCAACTACACGCGGGACACGACGTCGGGTCGCGAGGGGCTCGACCTGCTGCAGCAGTTGATGACACTCGACGCCACCTTGCCCGTGGTGGTGATGACGGCGTGGGCGAGCATCGACTCGGCCGTGGAGGCCATGCGGCGCGGCGCGCGCGACTACGTGGAGAAGCCCTGGGACAACGAGCGGCTGCTCTCGATCGTGCGCTCGGCGGTCGATCTCGGGCGTGCGCTGCGCCACAACCAGCGGCTGGAGGGCGAGAACCGGTCGTTGCGCCATCCGGCGACGCCGTCGTTCATCGCCGGATCGCCGGTGATGCGGCCGGTGCTGCAGCTCATCGAGCAGGTGGGCCCGTCGGACGCCAACGTGCTCATCACCGGAGAGCACGGCACCGGCAAGGAACTGGTCGCGAACCTGCTCCACGGCGCGTCGCCGCGCATGGGCAAGCCGTTCGTCGCGGTGAACCTCGGCGGGATCGCCGAGGGCGTGTTCGAGAGCGAGATGTTCGGGCACGTGAAGGGCGCGTTCACCGACGCGCGTGCCGACCGGCCCGGGCGATTCGAGATTGCGCAGGCGGGCACCCTGTTCCTCGACGAGATCGGCAATCTGTCGTTGGGCCAGCAGGCCAAGCTGTTGCGCGTGCTGCAGACCGGCGAGTTCGAACGCGTCGGGTCGTCCAAGGTGCGACAGGCCGATGTGCGCGTCCTCTCGGCGACGAACGTCGACATTGCGAGTGAAGTGGCCGGGGGGCGCTTTCGCGAGGACCTTCTCTTTCGGATCAACACGATCGAGCTGCACCTCCCTGCCCTGCGGGAGCGACGCGAGGACGTGGGCCCACTCGCGCACAGTTACCTCCAGCGGCACGCGCAGCGGTACCGCAAGCCGGCGCGCGGATTCGAGCCCGCGGCGATGCAGGCGCTGCTCGACCACGCCTGGCCCGGCAATGTGCGCGAGCTGGGGCATGTGATCGAGCGCGCCGTGTTGCTCGCGCGCGGAGAGCTGATCGGCGCCGGTGACCTGGCGCTGCGACCGGCGGCATCGGCGTCCGTGCGCCTCGAAGACCTGCCGCTCGAGGAGGTGGAGCGGATCCTCATCCGGAAGGCGCTCGCGAAGCACGGAGGCAACGTGTCGCGGGCGGCGCGGGCGCTCGGCCTCTCGCGCAGCGCGCTCTACCGCAGGCTGGAGCACTTCCGGATCGTGGGCCCGGACGCGGGCTGA
- a CDS encoding PAS domain S-box protein yields MIARPPREPPPHERRVLLLALASGLPGAIVTVLLLVAGDYSAKTVWTVGGLVTGAWLVGAIALRERVVRPLQTLSNMLAALREGDFSLRARLSRSDDALGLALLEINMLGETLRSQRLGALEATSLLRAVMSEIDVAIFAFDDTGALRLANRAGERLLAQRFERIAGRPASSLGVAELLGGDSPRVYDHAFPERAGRWEVRRTTFRQEGRPHVLLVVTDVTRTLREEELLAWQRLVRVLSHEINNSLAPIKSIAGSLRAMSDQAPGAPGAREDLHRGLDIIEGRADSLARFMSSYARLARLPSPVRRRFDLGAMVRRAAGLESRLAVGVEGGPAIEIVGDPDQLEQALINLVRNAVDAVGPDGGRVCVGWRIDDRSVEIQVEDDGHGISGTSNLFVPFFTTKPEGSGIGLVLCRQIAEGHGGSVTIENRSHGRGAVARLRLPR; encoded by the coding sequence ATGATCGCGCGCCCGCCCCGCGAGCCGCCGCCGCACGAACGTCGGGTACTCCTGCTCGCGCTGGCGTCCGGGCTCCCCGGGGCCATCGTCACCGTCCTGCTGCTCGTCGCCGGGGACTACTCGGCGAAGACCGTGTGGACCGTTGGAGGGTTGGTGACCGGGGCGTGGCTCGTCGGGGCGATCGCGCTGCGGGAACGCGTGGTGCGTCCGCTGCAGACGTTGTCCAACATGCTCGCGGCCCTGCGCGAAGGCGACTTCTCGCTGCGCGCGCGACTCAGTCGTTCGGACGACGCCCTCGGGCTCGCATTGCTCGAAATCAACATGCTCGGCGAGACCCTGCGTTCGCAGCGACTTGGCGCGCTCGAGGCCACGTCGCTCCTGCGCGCGGTGATGTCGGAGATCGACGTCGCCATCTTTGCGTTCGACGACACCGGGGCCCTGCGCCTCGCCAACCGGGCCGGTGAGCGCCTGCTGGCGCAGCGCTTCGAGCGCATCGCCGGCCGTCCGGCGTCGTCGTTAGGTGTGGCCGAACTGCTCGGCGGGGACTCGCCGCGCGTGTATGACCACGCCTTTCCCGAGCGCGCCGGTCGATGGGAAGTGCGTCGCACCACCTTCCGGCAGGAGGGCCGGCCCCACGTGCTCCTCGTGGTCACCGACGTCACGCGAACGCTCCGGGAGGAGGAGCTGCTCGCGTGGCAACGGCTGGTGCGGGTGCTGAGTCACGAGATCAACAACTCGCTGGCGCCCATCAAGTCGATCGCCGGCAGCCTCCGCGCGATGAGCGATCAGGCGCCGGGTGCTCCCGGTGCGCGCGAGGATCTGCACCGCGGACTCGACATCATCGAGGGCCGGGCCGATTCGCTGGCACGGTTCATGTCCTCGTATGCGCGGCTGGCGCGCCTGCCCTCGCCCGTGCGGCGTCGCTTCGATCTCGGCGCGATGGTACGCCGCGCGGCGGGCCTCGAATCGCGGCTCGCGGTTGGCGTGGAGGGTGGCCCTGCGATCGAGATCGTGGGCGACCCCGATCAGCTCGAGCAAGCGCTGATCAATCTTGTGCGCAACGCGGTCGACGCCGTAGGCCCGGACGGTGGCCGGGTATGCGTGGGTTGGCGGATCGACGATCGCTCGGTTGAGATCCAGGTCGAAGACGACGGACACGGAATCAGTGGCACGTCGAACCTCTTCGTGCCGTTTTTCACGACGAAGCCCGAGGGCTCCGGGATTGGGCTCGTGCTCTGCCGTCAGATCGCCGAGGGGCATGGGGGATCGGTCACCATCGAAAATCGAAGTCACGGACGGGGCGCGGTGGCGCGCCTGCGTCTCCCGCGCTAG
- a CDS encoding thioredoxin domain-containing protein: protein MTTAIGSRLERIALVVLCAAAVTVAAALAKREFGGQRSPPDGSIPEVVLMTNWEHLTAVGHTEGRADARVKVVEFGDLECPYCKRSRETMKVILARYGDRVSHTFVHYPLPSHRFARPAARAAECAGAQDRFSAMVDEVYRKQDSLGLKSWTSYAADAGVLDTAEFKRCIQGIGDSAAERGLRAGRPLGVRGTPTILVNGLRFYGAVPEPALVRTIDSLLARK, encoded by the coding sequence GTGACAACGGCAATTGGTTCTCGCCTTGAGCGCATCGCCTTGGTGGTGCTTTGCGCCGCAGCGGTTACTGTCGCTGCGGCGCTTGCAAAACGGGAGTTCGGAGGCCAACGGTCACCGCCGGACGGGTCGATTCCTGAGGTGGTGCTGATGACGAACTGGGAACACCTGACGGCGGTCGGCCACACGGAGGGGCGTGCCGATGCGCGCGTTAAGGTGGTGGAGTTTGGCGATCTGGAGTGCCCATACTGCAAGCGATCGCGTGAAACGATGAAGGTGATTCTTGCACGGTACGGCGACCGTGTCTCACATACGTTCGTGCACTACCCTTTACCCTCACATCGCTTCGCCCGCCCCGCTGCCCGAGCTGCTGAATGCGCGGGTGCCCAGGATCGGTTCTCGGCTATGGTCGACGAGGTTTACCGGAAGCAGGACTCGCTGGGGCTCAAGTCATGGACGAGCTATGCAGCGGACGCCGGCGTGCTGGACACGGCCGAGTTCAAGCGTTGCATCCAGGGCATCGGAGATTCAGCTGCCGAACGAGGGCTGCGGGCCGGGCGCCCCCTTGGTGTCAGGGGGACACCAACGATTCTCGTGAATGGGCTCAGGTTCTACGGGGCGGTTCCTGAGCCGGCGCTCGTTCGAACGATCGACTCGCTCCTGGCGCGAAAGTGA
- a CDS encoding methylated-DNA--[protein]-cysteine S-methyltransferase — translation MPATSSSDERYHAIIRRDRRLDGTFWFGVTTTHVFCLPSCACRTPLQEHVEYFAAASDALRAGFRPCKRCRPLGDRQAVGLAEQRLTTPLGDMVAIGTGEGLTLLEFADRPMLRTQRERVRTLFGSEIVEGEFPALPALEAELAEYFSGRRRTFDVPLLPLGTPFQRSVWQALLTIPPGRTTSYEALAAAVGKPSAPRAVGRANGDNRMAIIIPCHRVVGSDGALTGYGGGLWRKQALLELEGVSHRSIAKSTSHGA, via the coding sequence ATGCCCGCCACCTCCTCGAGCGACGAACGCTATCACGCCATCATCCGTCGCGATCGGCGACTCGACGGCACGTTCTGGTTTGGTGTCACGACCACGCACGTGTTCTGTCTGCCTTCGTGCGCATGCCGCACGCCTCTTCAGGAGCACGTCGAGTACTTCGCTGCGGCATCGGACGCGCTCCGCGCCGGCTTTCGGCCCTGCAAGCGCTGCAGGCCTTTGGGTGATCGCCAGGCCGTGGGACTCGCCGAGCAGCGACTGACGACGCCGCTCGGTGACATGGTGGCGATCGGCACAGGGGAAGGACTCACTCTCCTCGAGTTCGCCGACCGGCCCATGTTGCGCACGCAGCGCGAGCGCGTGCGAACACTGTTCGGCAGCGAGATCGTCGAGGGCGAGTTTCCGGCGCTCCCGGCGCTCGAGGCGGAACTGGCCGAGTACTTCAGCGGTCGCCGTCGGACGTTCGACGTTCCACTGCTTCCGCTCGGTACGCCGTTCCAGCGCAGTGTGTGGCAGGCGCTGCTCACTATCCCACCGGGGCGCACGACGAGCTACGAGGCGCTGGCCGCAGCCGTCGGCAAGCCTTCGGCGCCTCGCGCCGTGGGGCGCGCCAATGGGGACAACCGCATGGCGATCATCATTCCGTGTCACCGCGTCGTCGGAAGCGATGGCGCTCTGACGGGGTACGGCGGCGGGCTCTGGCGCAAGCAGGCTCTGCTCGAACTCGAAGGCGTCTCCCACCGATCCATCGCGAAGAGTACCTCTCACGGGGCTTGA
- a CDS encoding EAL domain-containing protein — MTVQPTLPAQHGLLPREVIVRERWLMQKEWLRQSARVRFVVIGLCLAMALADMLTNVMPGHWQVFGGMQLVAIAANLVVMWHNRADQVHRWPIWAMLGLDSFIIAFLTASIGSLGYLGIPFFLLAAAAYALSIPQAARVQLGVAVIAYPIARWVGMSGPASASDGMLVVLETVVLGGIGHLAIAGPMRFTYRIRAARRALGALARGDFSVRLPARAMDDLGFLAASFNDTAEQLGSAVRSLEGEIHERTRAEVALRASKEALTHQAFHDQLTGLPNRTRFLERVAGALSGGSPERAAVLAVDLDGFKVVNDTFGHAAGDALLREVATRLLGATRGSDVVARLGGDEFAVLLCYLRDEGETRLVAERILRALDAPIALGDRSTSVGASIGIAYGARHAGPRVASSDDPEGLDPVDALLHDADVALYHAKTLGKGRYATFDPAMNDADTQRRSMHRELRRALGREEFTLMYQPIVSLGTGSVSRFEALVRWTHPQFGAISPATFIPLAEESGQIVPLGRWVLAAACQQLSEWQRTLGDVDGELVSLSVNVSGRQLQHPGFVKEVVAIVRDTRVAPGALILELTESAVIHQPDIARRLMIELKAHGIRFALDDFGTGYSSLSYLQHFPIDVLKIDRSFMNGVTREGPPQTLVRTIIQLANALALQTVAEGIETEEQRRAVHHMGADYGQGYHFARPMAPEDVPAYVAECRSGTAGAQQAGRVPVEWH, encoded by the coding sequence GTGACCGTCCAACCGACCCTTCCCGCCCAGCACGGACTCCTCCCGCGCGAGGTCATCGTTCGCGAACGATGGCTCATGCAGAAGGAGTGGCTGCGCCAGTCCGCCAGGGTGCGGTTCGTTGTCATTGGCCTCTGCCTGGCGATGGCGCTGGCCGACATGCTGACCAACGTCATGCCCGGGCACTGGCAGGTCTTTGGCGGCATGCAGCTCGTCGCCATCGCGGCGAACCTCGTGGTGATGTGGCACAACCGTGCGGATCAGGTCCACAGATGGCCGATCTGGGCGATGCTCGGTCTCGATTCGTTCATCATCGCCTTCCTGACCGCTTCCATCGGAAGCCTTGGCTACCTCGGAATCCCGTTCTTTCTGCTGGCGGCTGCCGCGTACGCCCTCAGCATTCCGCAGGCGGCGCGCGTGCAGCTGGGCGTGGCCGTCATCGCCTACCCCATCGCGCGCTGGGTCGGCATGAGCGGACCCGCGAGTGCATCGGACGGCATGCTCGTGGTGCTCGAGACCGTGGTGCTCGGCGGCATCGGACACCTTGCGATCGCCGGCCCGATGCGCTTCACCTACCGAATCCGTGCAGCACGTCGGGCGCTCGGGGCGCTCGCGCGCGGCGACTTCTCGGTGCGCCTCCCGGCGCGCGCCATGGACGACCTGGGGTTTCTCGCCGCCAGCTTCAACGACACCGCGGAACAGCTCGGGTCCGCGGTGCGTTCCCTGGAGGGCGAGATCCACGAGCGCACGCGCGCCGAAGTTGCGCTCCGGGCCTCGAAAGAGGCCCTCACGCATCAGGCTTTCCACGATCAGCTCACCGGGCTTCCCAACCGAACGCGCTTTCTCGAACGCGTTGCGGGCGCACTCTCCGGCGGATCGCCGGAACGAGCGGCCGTGCTTGCGGTGGACCTCGACGGTTTCAAGGTCGTGAACGACACCTTCGGTCACGCCGCGGGCGACGCGCTGCTGCGCGAGGTGGCCACACGCCTGCTCGGGGCCACGCGCGGGTCCGACGTGGTAGCGCGGCTCGGCGGCGACGAGTTTGCGGTGCTGCTCTGCTACCTCCGCGACGAAGGCGAGACGCGGCTCGTGGCCGAGCGCATCCTGCGGGCGCTGGACGCCCCGATTGCCCTGGGCGACCGGAGCACGAGCGTCGGTGCAAGCATCGGCATCGCCTATGGCGCCCGTCATGCCGGGCCACGTGTGGCGTCGAGCGACGATCCGGAAGGCCTCGACCCGGTAGACGCGCTGCTGCACGACGCGGACGTGGCGTTGTACCACGCCAAGACGCTGGGCAAAGGCCGCTACGCGACCTTCGACCCGGCGATGAACGACGCCGACACCCAGCGCCGCTCGATGCATCGCGAGCTGCGTCGCGCGCTCGGTCGCGAGGAGTTCACGTTGATGTATCAGCCCATCGTTTCGCTGGGCACGGGCAGCGTGTCGCGCTTCGAGGCCCTGGTGCGCTGGACGCACCCGCAGTTCGGGGCCATCTCACCGGCGACGTTCATCCCGCTCGCCGAGGAGTCAGGCCAGATCGTTCCGCTGGGCCGCTGGGTGCTCGCGGCCGCGTGCCAGCAGCTCAGCGAATGGCAGCGCACGCTGGGCGATGTGGACGGCGAACTGGTGAGCCTCTCGGTGAACGTGTCGGGCCGGCAGCTGCAGCATCCGGGGTTCGTGAAGGAGGTGGTGGCGATCGTCCGCGACACGCGTGTTGCGCCGGGTGCGCTCATCCTCGAACTCACCGAAAGCGCCGTCATTCACCAGCCCGACATCGCGCGTCGCCTCATGATCGAACTCAAGGCGCACGGCATTCGCTTCGCGCTGGACGATTTCGGGACCGGCTATTCGTCGTTGAGCTATCTGCAGCACTTCCCGATCGACGTGCTCAAGATCGACCGGTCGTTCATGAATGGCGTCACCCGCGAGGGGCCGCCGCAGACGCTGGTCCGCACGATCATTCAGCTGGCCAACGCCCTGGCGCTGCAGACGGTCGCCGAGGGCATCGAGACCGAGGAACAGCGGCGCGCCGTTCACCACATGGGCGCGGACTACGGGCAGGGGTATCACTTCGCGCGGCCGATGGCGCCGGAGGATGTGCCCGCCTATGTCGCTGAGTGTCGCTCCGGGACGGCCGGAGCGCAACAAGCGGGTCGCGTTCCGGTAGAGTGGCACTAG